One genomic segment of Apostichopus japonicus isolate 1M-3 chromosome 23, ASM3797524v1, whole genome shotgun sequence includes these proteins:
- the LOC139964766 gene encoding solute carrier family 35 member G1-like, with amino-acid sequence MLMDHLAKKMEYSGEQIPLKQIHDEKEDKKKSVTVVEYFKTALSLFWERRYLLLVVLGAFFNALRTLLSKVVLFHIDPVMTGWTERTTMMICCVPAILWYRLSLRTTVSLTAALLVTGVLSAAQIILIMTSYKYLNVGDAGAIISCNPIIIGILAWIFLSEKLRPVDLLSCVVAVLGVMLLSRPSEIFDGSAFLLSNLMLGFTAAIGGAFSIAIGGVLKRLLCIKEVNKHVSLLYVNFIGALICSIICTILEKWQLPNTITASVFLVLSGICGYLNNLMIMIALCHEKAYHVFVVNTSSVAMVYMLQYIFLHVSPDIYSTVGSTCVILSVVLISRTKTENTEEED; translated from the exons ATGTTGATGGATCATCTTGCAAAGAAAATG GAATACTCAGGTGAACAAATTCCATTGAAACAGATACATGATGAGAAGGAAGATAAGAAAAAGAGCGTAACCGTCGTCGAATATTTCAAGACCGCCTTATCACTATTTTGGGAACGGAGATATCTACTTCTGGTTGTTTTGGGGGCGTTTTTTAATGCATTGCGCACTTTGCTTTCGAAAGTCGTTTTATTTCACATCGATCCGGTCATGACGGGGTGGACGGAAAGAACGACCATGATGATTTGCTGCGTTCCTGCCATTTTATGGTATAGACTATCATTACGAACAACAGTGTCTCTTACGGCTGCCCTGCTCGTAACAGGTGTCCTAAGTGCGGCACAAATCATCCTTATCATGACATCCTACAAGTACCTTAACGTTGGAGACGCGGGAGCGATCATATCCTGTAATCCGATCATCATTGGCATACTAGCATGGATATTTCTGTCCGAAAAGCTACGTCCCGTAGACCTACTATCTTGTGTCGTTGCAGTACTCGGTGTGATGCTATTATCCCGCCCATCTGAAATATTTGACGGTTCGGCGTTTCTGCTAAGTAACTTGATGTTAGGTTTTACAGCGGCCATCGGTGGCGCTTTTTCGATTGCTATTGGTGGTGTTCTAAAGAGGTTATTGTGTATCAAAGAAGTGAATAAACATGTGTCCTTGCTATACGTTAACTTTATTGGAGCTTTGATCTGTAGCATAATATGTACAATTTTAGAAAAATGGCAGTTACCAAACACGATCACAGCATCAGTCTTTTTAGTGCTATCTGGTATTTGTGGCTACCTAAATAACCTAATGATCATGATTGCTTTATGCCACGAAAAGGCATATCACGTATTTGTTGTAAATACGTCATCAGTGGCAATGGTTTacatgttacaatatatatttctacatGTTTCTCCTGATATATATAGTACTGTTGGATCTACCTGTGTTATCCTATCCGTTGTATTGATTTCTCGAACAAAAACGGAAAATACCGAGGAAGAAGACTGA